Proteins encoded together in one Halalkaliarchaeum sp. AArc-CO window:
- a CDS encoding FAD-dependent oxidoreductase, with protein MSSKELPSKAGTVIIGAGIVGTSLAYHLADQGREDIVLIDKGPFPDPGGSTGHASNFIFPIEHNKEMALLTKDAMEQYKEEDLFTNSGGIEVARTEERMEEFRRQIASSKSWGQDAEIISTEEVKEMVPYINEDIIEGGFWEPNAGVCDPLRFGEIKRKEAEEWGVLQSFANTEVTDIHVEDGAISAVETDRGTVSADEVVIAAGLWAPKLAEMAGTEIPLTPAVHQMISVGPIDVLEETGEEVGFPIVRDVDTQMYERPSGNDMEVGSYEHRPILWDVEDVPSNEEAPLSPTQPPLTQDAFDPSMEHALEIMPEILEDAEIRHAIDGLLSVTPDGMPLVGPMDDVDGLWSCAAIWIKEAPAFAKYTAQWMTQGYPEVDLHQSDVNRFEGYGTSKKFVKERAHEGFQKIYDIVHPREQWQSSRPLRQSAFYGRQEELGAEFFESAGWERPQWFESNEDLLEKYEDELDGLQRPNEWDSRWWSEIILGEHLHMRDNVGMIGDMGFGILDLVGDDVEEFTQKVMVADTSIDVGESVYTPVLAKNGGFVSDLTMARLAEDHFRVMTGGGETGPDKRWFRNNIGDLDVRIVDKTSSLATLGVWGPNARDVIQDLAEEDVSHEEFPPYTAQELTLGEVDVWAFRISYVGELGWELYAPMEQGGRLWDLIYEAGQAYDIRPVGMGVYGTTGRMEKGYRLYGHELELEYNPAEAGLTFHGVKDEDFIGKEAYAEAIEEENVATLCTLTVDDHAPEGGEPRFMTGNEPVLDQDGNVLVDEEGRRSYVTSAGTGPSLGKHLLMAYIPQEYAEEGESLQVEYMGDHYPVTVERVGSKPLFDPSNDRVLQ; from the coding sequence ATGAGCAGTAAAGAGCTGCCGTCGAAGGCAGGCACCGTCATTATCGGCGCAGGGATCGTCGGAACGAGCCTCGCGTATCACCTCGCGGACCAGGGCCGCGAGGACATCGTTCTCATCGACAAGGGGCCGTTCCCGGACCCGGGTGGATCCACCGGCCACGCGTCCAACTTTATCTTCCCCATCGAGCACAACAAGGAGATGGCCTTGTTGACGAAGGACGCGATGGAACAGTACAAAGAGGAAGACCTCTTCACCAACAGCGGCGGTATCGAGGTCGCCCGAACCGAGGAGCGAATGGAGGAGTTCCGCCGCCAGATCGCCTCCTCGAAGTCGTGGGGTCAGGACGCGGAGATCATCTCCACCGAGGAAGTCAAAGAGATGGTCCCGTACATCAACGAGGACATCATCGAGGGTGGTTTCTGGGAGCCCAACGCCGGCGTCTGTGACCCCCTCCGGTTCGGCGAGATCAAGCGAAAGGAAGCCGAGGAGTGGGGTGTGCTGCAGTCGTTTGCAAACACCGAAGTAACCGACATTCACGTCGAAGACGGCGCGATCTCGGCTGTCGAGACCGACCGCGGAACGGTTTCCGCCGACGAGGTCGTCATCGCCGCCGGCCTCTGGGCCCCGAAGCTCGCGGAGATGGCCGGCACCGAGATCCCGCTCACACCGGCCGTCCACCAGATGATCAGCGTCGGTCCGATCGACGTACTCGAGGAGACCGGCGAGGAGGTCGGCTTCCCGATCGTCCGTGACGTCGACACCCAGATGTACGAGCGGCCGAGCGGTAACGACATGGAGGTCGGCTCCTACGAGCACCGGCCGATCCTGTGGGACGTCGAGGACGTCCCGTCCAACGAGGAGGCGCCGCTGTCGCCGACGCAGCCGCCGCTGACCCAGGACGCGTTCGATCCGTCGATGGAGCACGCCCTGGAGATCATGCCCGAAATCCTCGAGGACGCCGAGATCCGTCACGCGATCGACGGCCTGCTTTCGGTCACGCCGGACGGCATGCCGCTGGTCGGCCCGATGGACGACGTCGACGGCCTCTGGTCGTGTGCGGCGATCTGGATCAAGGAAGCGCCGGCGTTCGCGAAGTACACCGCCCAGTGGATGACCCAGGGCTATCCCGAGGTCGACCTCCACCAGTCCGACGTCAACCGCTTCGAGGGCTACGGAACCTCCAAGAAGTTCGTCAAAGAGCGTGCCCACGAAGGATTCCAGAAGATCTACGACATCGTCCACCCGCGCGAGCAGTGGCAGTCCTCGCGTCCCCTCCGCCAGAGCGCCTTCTACGGCCGGCAGGAGGAACTCGGCGCGGAGTTCTTCGAATCCGCCGGCTGGGAGCGCCCGCAGTGGTTCGAGTCCAACGAGGACCTCCTCGAGAAGTACGAGGACGAACTCGACGGCCTCCAGCGTCCCAACGAGTGGGACAGTCGCTGGTGGTCCGAGATCATCCTGGGCGAGCATCTCCACATGCGCGACAACGTCGGCATGATCGGCGACATGGGCTTCGGTATCCTCGATCTCGTCGGCGATGACGTCGAGGAGTTCACCCAGAAGGTCATGGTCGCGGATACGTCCATCGACGTCGGCGAATCGGTGTACACTCCCGTGCTCGCGAAGAACGGCGGCTTCGTCTCCGATCTGACGATGGCTCGCCTCGCGGAGGACCACTTCCGTGTGATGACCGGCGGCGGAGAGACCGGTCCCGACAAGCGGTGGTTCCGCAACAACATCGGCGATCTGGACGTCCGCATCGTCGACAAGACGTCGTCGCTTGCGACCCTGGGCGTCTGGGGCCCCAACGCCCGGGACGTCATCCAGGATCTCGCCGAGGAAGACGTTTCCCACGAGGAGTTCCCGCCGTACACCGCACAGGAACTCACGCTCGGCGAGGTCGACGTCTGGGCGTTCCGCATCTCCTACGTCGGCGAACTCGGCTGGGAGCTGTACGCCCCGATGGAGCAGGGCGGCCGCCTGTGGGACCTCATCTACGAGGCAGGTCAAGCGTACGACATCCGTCCGGTCGGCATGGGCGTCTACGGCACCACCGGTCGCATGGAGAAGGGTTACCGGCTGTACGGCCACGAGCTCGAACTGGAGTACAACCCCGCCGAGGCAGGCCTCACCTTCCACGGCGTCAAGGACGAGGACTTCATCGGCAAGGAGGCGTACGCAGAGGCGATCGAGGAGGAGAACGTCGCCACGCTGTGTACCCTCACCGTCGACGACCACGCCCCCGAAGGCGGCGAGCCGCGGTTCATGACGGGCAACGAGCCGGTCCTCGATCAGGACGGCAACGTGCTCGTCGACGAAGAGGGCCGTCGCTCGTACGTAACCAGTGCCGGCACCGGTCCGTCCCTGGGCAAGCACCTGCTGATGGCGTACATCCCACAGGAGTACGCAGAGGAAGGCGAGAGCCTGCAGGTCGAATACATGGGTGACCACTACCCGGTCACCGTCGAGCGAGTCGGCAGCAAGCCGCTGTTCGATCCGAGCAACGACCGCGTCCTGCAGTAA
- a CDS encoding cupin domain-containing protein produces MSHEYTVVDPDEIEPDQFPESGLNHRKLTEALGATEMRVNFIRLSPGDVTGYHKHERQEEVFVLLSGPGRARIGGDLVDVPKWGVVRVPSETPRQLLNDADEGEAVWLMLGAPTVGTVEDFGEYVVVDEE; encoded by the coding sequence ATGTCCCACGAGTACACCGTCGTCGATCCCGACGAGATCGAACCAGATCAGTTCCCCGAGTCCGGGCTCAACCACCGAAAGCTAACGGAGGCTCTCGGCGCAACGGAGATGCGGGTAAACTTCATCCGGCTGTCCCCGGGGGACGTCACCGGGTACCACAAACACGAGCGCCAGGAGGAGGTGTTCGTGCTGTTGTCCGGTCCCGGAAGAGCTCGGATCGGAGGCGATCTCGTCGACGTGCCGAAGTGGGGCGTCGTCCGCGTTCCCTCGGAGACACCGCGACAACTTTTGAACGACGCCGACGAAGGTGAGGCAGTGTGGCTCATGCTCGGAGCACCGACTGTCGGCACCGTCGAGGACTTCGGGGAGTACGTGGTGGTCGACGAGGAGTGA
- a CDS encoding ASKHA domain-containing protein, translating into MSDDSTVRFSPWETSVDVEEGTTLLEAADRAGLSIESLCGGEGLCGTCKVIVDDGEDCLSPVTDADELLLSEEQLEAGYRLSCRANVECSPVDVTVPNVSQNTGGVVLTEGRELEVDLDPVVTNYHLELSPPSLSDNTADLERVGEALEDNYGVTIEEIDRTVHQELPNLIRGAEADEKLHATVTVYDDEEIIDVTPGWDETMYGLAIDIGTTTIAVYLVDLQTGDRAAVSSRMNPQSKFGGDIMSRMRHTRRSENGREELQDAIVGGVNELVEEVIEEAGIDAEDVYEAVFVGNTAMHHLFLGIDPHYVAGSPYVAANHAPVTVKARELDIDINPAGYLYWLPISGGWVGPDKVSVLLVSQHHENEELTVCVDIGTNGEISVGNSERMWSTSAPAGPALEGAEITHGVRAQDGAVEFVTIDAETLSPDLEVIGEEPPIGICGSGIIDVLAELFEAGVIDQRGQFQEELLDHPRLRRNADNVIEYVLVFDEESGIDGDVVVTQNDLREIQQAKAAIQAGTRVLMDELEIDAVDRVVLAGAFGNYIDPESAMTVGLYPDVDFDAVESLGNAAGIGAQLALLNREKRAQAMEIVDHVEYFEIAGTEVFRNNFMESMYVPHQRIELYPSVLERIGEFDEERGVVVRDGQRAER; encoded by the coding sequence ATGAGTGACGATTCGACTGTGCGATTCTCCCCCTGGGAAACCAGCGTCGACGTCGAGGAGGGAACAACCCTTCTCGAGGCAGCCGACCGAGCGGGACTTTCGATCGAGAGTCTCTGCGGTGGGGAGGGTCTCTGTGGAACCTGCAAGGTCATCGTCGACGACGGTGAAGACTGTCTGTCCCCCGTAACGGACGCCGACGAACTACTGTTGTCCGAAGAGCAGCTCGAAGCGGGCTATCGTCTCTCCTGTCGTGCGAACGTCGAATGCAGCCCGGTAGACGTCACGGTTCCGAACGTCTCACAGAACACTGGCGGCGTCGTCCTCACCGAGGGTCGCGAACTGGAGGTCGACCTCGATCCAGTGGTCACAAACTACCACCTCGAGCTGTCGCCGCCGTCGCTTTCGGACAACACGGCCGATCTCGAGCGCGTGGGCGAGGCGCTCGAGGATAACTACGGGGTCACGATCGAGGAGATCGATCGAACTGTCCATCAGGAGCTTCCGAACCTGATTCGCGGGGCGGAGGCCGACGAAAAGCTCCACGCAACGGTGACGGTGTACGACGACGAGGAGATCATCGACGTCACGCCGGGATGGGACGAGACCATGTACGGGCTGGCGATCGACATCGGCACGACGACCATCGCCGTCTACCTCGTCGACCTCCAGACCGGCGATCGCGCTGCGGTGAGTTCGCGGATGAATCCACAGAGCAAGTTCGGCGGCGACATCATGAGCCGGATGCGACACACCCGGCGAAGCGAGAACGGTCGCGAGGAGCTCCAGGACGCGATCGTCGGCGGGGTAAACGAGCTCGTCGAGGAAGTAATCGAGGAGGCAGGGATCGACGCCGAGGACGTCTACGAGGCGGTGTTCGTCGGGAACACCGCGATGCATCACCTCTTTTTGGGGATCGATCCCCACTATGTCGCCGGCTCCCCGTACGTGGCGGCCAACCACGCCCCCGTCACTGTCAAGGCCAGAGAACTGGACATCGACATCAACCCCGCCGGCTACCTCTACTGGCTCCCGATAAGCGGCGGCTGGGTCGGACCCGACAAGGTGTCGGTGCTCCTGGTGTCACAACACCACGAAAACGAGGAGCTCACCGTCTGTGTCGACATCGGGACCAACGGCGAGATCTCGGTCGGAAACAGCGAACGGATGTGGTCGACCTCCGCGCCGGCCGGTCCCGCCCTCGAAGGTGCAGAGATCACACACGGCGTACGCGCCCAGGACGGCGCCGTCGAGTTCGTCACCATCGACGCGGAGACGCTTTCACCCGACCTCGAGGTCATCGGCGAGGAACCGCCCATCGGGATCTGTGGGTCGGGGATCATCGACGTGCTCGCGGAACTGTTCGAGGCGGGCGTGATCGACCAGCGGGGGCAGTTCCAGGAGGAGCTTCTGGATCATCCGCGGCTCAGGCGAAACGCCGACAACGTCATCGAGTACGTGCTCGTCTTCGACGAGGAGTCCGGGATCGACGGCGACGTCGTCGTCACCCAGAACGACCTCCGGGAGATCCAGCAGGCGAAGGCCGCGATCCAAGCTGGCACCCGCGTGTTGATGGACGAACTCGAGATCGACGCCGTCGATAGGGTCGTCCTCGCGGGGGCGTTCGGCAACTACATCGATCCGGAGTCCGCGATGACGGTCGGCCTGTATCCCGACGTCGACTTCGACGCAGTCGAGTCCCTCGGCAACGCCGCCGGGATCGGCGCACAGCTCGCGCTGTTGAACCGGGAGAAGCGGGCCCAGGCCATGGAGATCGTCGATCATGTCGAGTACTTCGAGATCGCCGGGACCGAAGTGTTCCGGAACAACTTCATGGAGTCGATGTACGTCCCCCACCAGCGGATCGAACTGTACCCCAGCGTCCTGGAACGGATCGGCGAGTTCGACGAGGAGCGGGGTGTCGTCGTGCGGGACGGACAGCGGGCCGAACGATGA
- a CDS encoding DUF1638 domain-containing protein, giving the protein MSEHTEQNSLGIVACETLYAELEQIAPDATVRYVPQEYHEFPVNVPRNAEITELIDRYVRELEDAGVDRILLLYDADDEALSGIQTRQVPLFRSRAGDCVSVFLHGIEPLEFGERKASGTYYLTRGWIDRGLDAHKLYRGFLGEGEQLIEQFDRANAEPDELRISWPDTGGFERAVERGQGMSREAIGRFFHDVVGFYDRVVLTDTGTCLEFHREYAESFRTFVAELSAEHGDGHDVTLSIVDGDTSVLESLVDPDEDTEHLERHPPGTPL; this is encoded by the coding sequence ATGAGCGAGCACACCGAACAGAACTCGCTCGGAATCGTCGCCTGTGAGACGCTGTATGCGGAGCTCGAACAGATCGCGCCCGACGCGACGGTTCGGTACGTCCCACAGGAGTATCACGAATTTCCCGTGAACGTCCCACGGAACGCGGAGATCACCGAGTTGATCGACCGGTACGTGCGGGAACTCGAAGACGCCGGCGTGGATCGGATCCTCCTCCTGTACGACGCCGACGACGAGGCGCTGTCCGGGATCCAGACCCGTCAGGTACCGCTGTTCCGAAGTCGGGCCGGCGACTGCGTCTCGGTGTTCCTCCACGGTATCGAGCCCCTCGAGTTCGGCGAGCGGAAGGCAAGCGGGACGTACTATCTCACGCGCGGGTGGATCGACCGCGGCCTCGACGCCCACAAACTGTACCGGGGATTCCTCGGTGAGGGGGAGCAGCTGATCGAACAGTTCGATCGGGCGAACGCCGAGCCCGACGAGCTTCGGATCAGCTGGCCGGACACCGGCGGGTTCGAACGGGCCGTCGAACGCGGACAGGGAATGTCCCGGGAGGCGATCGGACGCTTCTTTCACGACGTCGTCGGGTTCTACGACCGTGTGGTTCTGACCGACACCGGCACGTGTCTGGAGTTTCACCGGGAGTACGCCGAGTCGTTCCGGACGTTCGTGGCAGAACTGTCCGCCGAACACGGCGACGGACACGACGTGACGCTCTCGATCGTCGACGGCGACACGTCCGTGCTGGAATCGCTCGTCGATCCGGATGAAGACACCGAACACCTCGAACGGCATCCACCCGGAACCCCCCTGTAG
- a CDS encoding methylenetetrahydrofolate reductase, whose translation MTADDIRALLTDPRFELLPFDSFYDQADQLPERSKIAVTASPDLGIDRTIEVSLDAVERGFRVTPHIAARGVRDVDHLQEIADQYEEAGVSDLFVVGGDNEEPVGEFESAHDALVALSEHGYDFEEVGIGGYPEGHQKIDDATLAEALEKKSPYATYVVTQLCFDPDAIIEWSEGVHDRGIELPVHVGIPGVVKYKRLLQISRKVGVGDSIGFLRKTTGITGFVKQLVGSRGNYTPDKLVEELAPYGADPESPIEGVHLYTFNQAADTEEWRQKVL comes from the coding sequence ATGACAGCCGACGACATCAGGGCTCTGCTCACGGATCCGCGCTTCGAGTTGCTACCGTTCGACAGCTTCTACGATCAGGCCGACCAGCTTCCGGAGAGATCGAAGATCGCCGTTACGGCGTCACCGGATCTCGGGATCGACAGAACCATCGAGGTGTCGCTGGACGCCGTCGAGCGCGGGTTCAGGGTGACGCCTCACATCGCCGCCCGGGGCGTCAGAGACGTCGATCACCTCCAGGAGATCGCCGACCAGTACGAGGAGGCCGGCGTCTCCGACCTGTTCGTCGTCGGCGGCGACAACGAGGAGCCGGTCGGCGAGTTCGAGTCGGCCCACGACGCGCTTGTAGCGCTTTCGGAACACGGCTACGACTTCGAGGAGGTCGGGATCGGCGGCTACCCCGAGGGACATCAGAAGATCGACGACGCGACCCTCGCGGAGGCGCTCGAAAAGAAATCCCCGTACGCGACGTACGTCGTTACCCAGCTGTGTTTCGATCCCGACGCGATCATCGAGTGGAGCGAGGGAGTCCACGATCGAGGGATCGAACTCCCGGTCCACGTCGGGATTCCCGGCGTGGTGAAGTACAAGCGGTTGCTGCAGATCTCCCGAAAGGTCGGCGTCGGCGATTCGATCGGTTTCCTGCGCAAGACGACCGGGATCACCGGCTTCGTCAAGCAACTCGTCGGATCGCGGGGGAACTACACACCGGACAAGCTCGTCGAGGAACTCGCACCCTACGGGGCGGATCCGGAGTCCCCGATCGAAGGCGTTCACCTGTACACGTTCAACCAGGCCGCCGACACCGAGGAATGGCGGCAGAAAGTGCTGTAG
- a CDS encoding tetrahydromethanopterin S-methyltransferase subunit H, with amino-acid sequence MFTFESEQEVYDINGVKIGGQPGEHPTVMVGSIFYKGDSLLEDPKTGEFDEEGAREAIRMVEEVSEETGNPAMLDVIGDSPEALIKHVDFVAEETDIPIFMDGPTPKIRSEAAKHVGEVGIQDQIIYNSIESSTKEVDIEIEAIQNAGIDAAVLLSIDTKNLTLQGRFDALDENLEVAEEAGISKTIVDPAVIDIPDSGFAAKAIHEIKDRYGIPAGCSPHNEVIRWEMDDPLSEDTKKLRQAVANSVIVHLGADFNLYGTIHSAPEMYSVVSQADAYVGYAAQMAYGRRPAQDHPLYKIFRKGGN; translated from the coding sequence ATGTTCACGTTCGAATCGGAGCAAGAGGTGTACGACATCAACGGCGTCAAGATCGGTGGGCAACCCGGCGAGCATCCCACCGTGATGGTCGGCAGTATCTTCTACAAGGGCGACTCACTGCTCGAGGACCCGAAGACCGGCGAGTTCGACGAGGAAGGCGCCCGCGAGGCGATCCGGATGGTCGAGGAAGTCTCCGAGGAAACCGGCAACCCCGCGATGCTCGACGTGATCGGCGACTCCCCGGAAGCGCTGATCAAACACGTCGACTTCGTCGCCGAGGAGACCGACATCCCGATCTTCATGGACGGCCCCACCCCGAAGATCCGGTCGGAGGCCGCCAAACACGTCGGCGAGGTCGGCATCCAGGACCAGATCATCTACAACTCGATCGAGTCCAGCACCAAGGAGGTCGACATCGAGATCGAGGCGATTCAAAACGCCGGCATCGACGCCGCCGTCCTGCTCAGCATCGACACCAAGAACCTCACCCTCCAGGGACGGTTCGACGCCCTCGATGAGAACCTCGAAGTCGCCGAGGAGGCGGGCATCTCGAAGACGATCGTCGATCCGGCCGTCATCGACATCCCCGACTCCGGGTTCGCGGCGAAGGCGATCCACGAGATCAAAGACCGGTACGGCATCCCGGCCGGCTGCTCCCCGCACAACGAAGTGATCCGGTGGGAGATGGACGACCCGCTGAGCGAGGACACAAAGAAGCTCCGCCAGGCGGTCGCCAACTCCGTCATCGTCCACCTCGGGGCAGACTTCAACCTCTACGGGACGATCCACAGCGCCCCGGAGATGTACTCGGTGGTCTCGCAGGCGGACGCCTACGTCGGCTACGCCGCCCAGATGGCCTACGGCCGTCGCCCCGCCCAGGATCACCCGCTGTACAAGATCTTCCGCAAGGGCGGGAACTGA